The following are encoded together in the Campylobacteraceae bacterium genome:
- a CDS encoding TRAP transporter permease, which produces MNEEKKPELSGAEIAAESESGGRTPSNPNLANFIVYLALAWSVFQLYVSSPLVLEFTPWMNADVVKRIHLMFAGFLAYMSYLPLKNSPKHYVPITDWIMGILLLLCVSYLIYNQVWNSEVFEMRLGVPNQLDLITSLIGLGLLLEAARRSLGPPLMIVALCALVYAYFGLGDYGGASINKIVSHMWITTEGTFGIAIGVSATMVFLFVLFGALLEQAGAGNYFIRVAFSLMGHFKGGPAKAAVVSSAMTGMISGSSIANVVTTGTFTIPLMKKVGFSAEKAGAIEVAASTNGQLTPPIMGAAAFLMVEYVGIPFVEIIKHAFLPAIISYIALIYIVHLEAMKMDMKGLPRVHFMTKKAKMIGVLSVIIIISFLMYVLPPVIAFIKMTMGDDTFISILVLILISYVTLVYLSSKVPDLTDDDIVELPEVGLTVKSGFHYLLPIVVLVWLLTVERLSPDLSAFWASIFMIFIVLTQKPLMDFFRKEETIFGRMGESIYDLKEGLVNGAKNMIGIGVATAVAGIIVGTVTLTGVGQVVIGLVETISGGNIFLILLLTAIISLILGMGLPTTANYIVVSSLMAPVIVSLGAANDIAIPLIAAHMFVFYFGILADDTPPVGLAAFAAAAISGGDPIKTGIQGFTYDIRTALLPFMFIFNTQLLMIGIENTFDFIVVVITAIVGMMLFAAATQGFWLVRNKWWETLLLLAITFLMFRPGYIWDKVQAPFENRPGSEIFQIAGTMPAGSTLEFTVKGETIDGDERVFTFGLPLSEGKNGKERLDGTGFMLDNMFGPMEVAMVNPGHNKQVQAMKTAGVDSGWIVQSVRVKTDRLPKQIVLIPVFAFLFFMAWMQLKRKKRQEEQKS; this is translated from the coding sequence ATGAATGAAGAAAAAAAACCTGAACTTTCTGGTGCAGAAATAGCAGCAGAATCAGAATCAGGAGGAAGAACACCCTCTAACCCTAATTTAGCTAATTTTATTGTTTATTTAGCGCTAGCATGGTCTGTATTCCAACTATATGTTTCATCCCCTTTGGTATTAGAGTTTACACCATGGATGAATGCCGATGTTGTTAAAAGAATTCACTTAATGTTTGCAGGTTTTCTTGCTTATATGAGTTATTTGCCATTAAAAAATTCTCCAAAACACTATGTTCCTATTACTGACTGGATTATGGGAATATTATTATTATTATGTGTTTCTTATTTAATTTACAATCAAGTATGGAATTCAGAAGTATTTGAAATGAGATTAGGAGTTCCAAATCAACTTGATTTAATTACATCTCTTATTGGTTTAGGGTTATTACTTGAAGCTGCAAGAAGATCACTTGGCCCTCCTCTTATGATAGTTGCGCTTTGTGCTTTAGTTTATGCATATTTTGGTTTAGGCGATTATGGTGGAGCTTCAATTAATAAAATTGTTTCTCATATGTGGATTACAACAGAAGGTACCTTTGGTATTGCTATTGGTGTATCTGCCACTATGGTTTTCTTATTTGTACTTTTTGGTGCACTTTTAGAGCAAGCAGGAGCAGGTAATTATTTTATTAGAGTTGCTTTCTCATTAATGGGTCACTTTAAAGGTGGACCTGCTAAAGCTGCTGTTGTATCTTCTGCGATGACGGGAATGATTTCTGGTTCTTCAATTGCAAATGTTGTTACAACAGGAACGTTTACTATTCCGTTGATGAAAAAAGTTGGGTTTTCGGCTGAAAAAGCAGGTGCTATTGAAGTTGCTGCTTCGACCAACGGGCAATTAACTCCTCCAATTATGGGAGCTGCCGCTTTTTTAATGGTTGAATATGTAGGAATTCCTTTTGTAGAGATTATTAAACATGCCTTTTTACCTGCAATTATTTCTTATATCGCACTTATTTATATTGTGCATTTGGAAGCAATGAAGATGGATATGAAAGGTTTACCTAGAGTACATTTCATGACTAAAAAAGCAAAAATGATTGGTGTTTTATCTGTTATTATTATAATTAGTTTTTTAATGTATGTGCTCCCTCCTGTTATAGCATTTATTAAAATGACTATGGGTGATGATACTTTTATTTCTATTTTAGTTTTAATTCTAATTTCTTATGTAACGTTGGTGTATTTATCATCTAAGGTACCTGATTTAACAGATGATGATATTGTTGAATTACCGGAAGTTGGACTTACTGTTAAATCAGGTTTCCATTATTTATTACCTATTGTTGTTTTGGTTTGGTTATTAACAGTTGAAAGACTAAGCCCCGATTTATCAGCATTTTGGGCATCTATTTTTATGATATTTATAGTTCTTACTCAAAAACCATTAATGGACTTTTTTAGAAAAGAAGAGACTATTTTTGGAAGAATGGGTGAGAGTATTTACGATCTTAAAGAAGGTCTTGTAAATGGTGCTAAAAATATGATTGGGATTGGAGTTGCTACTGCAGTTGCTGGAATTATTGTTGGAACAGTTACCTTAACAGGTGTTGGACAAGTGGTAATTGGATTAGTAGAGACTATTTCTGGCGGAAATATTTTCTTAATTTTATTATTAACTGCAATCATTTCACTTATTCTTGGAATGGGATTACCTACAACTGCTAACTATATTGTAGTTTCTAGTTTAATGGCTCCTGTAATTGTAAGTTTAGGAGCAGCTAATGATATTGCTATTCCTTTAATTGCAGCGCATATGTTTGTATTTTATTTTGGTATTCTAGCCGATGATACACCACCTGTCGGGCTTGCCGCCTTTGCAGCCGCAGCCATATCAGGTGGAGATCCAATTAAAACAGGTATTCAAGGTTTTACTTATGATATAAGGACTGCTTTATTACCATTTATGTTTATATTTAATACACAGTTATTAATGATAGGGATTGAAAATACTTTTGATTTTATTGTAGTAGTAATTACAGCCATTGTGGGAATGATGCTCTTTGCAGCAGCAACTCAAGGCTTCTGGTTGGTTAGAAATAAATGGTGGGAAACACTATTATTATTAGCAATAACATTCTTAATGTTTAGACCAGGATATATTTGGGACAAGGTACAAGCACCTTTTGAAAACAGACCAGGGTCTGAAATCTTCCAAATTGCGGGAACTATGCCTGCTGGTTCTACTTTAGAATTCACGGTAAAAGGAGAAACAATTGATGGAGATGAAAGAGTTTTTACTTTTGGACTTCCTTTATCAGAAGGTAAAAATGGAAAAGAAAGATTAGATGGTACTGGTTTTATGTTGGATAATATGTTTGGACCAATGGAAGTAGCAATGGTTAATCCAGGGCATAATAAACAAGTACAAGCGATGAAAACTGCTGGTGTTGATAGCGGATGGATTGTTCAATCCGTAAGAGTTAAAACAGACAGATTACCAAAACAAATTGTTTTAATTCCTGTTTTTGCATTTTTATTCTTCATGGCATGGATGCAACTAAAACGTAAAAAAAGACAAGAAGAACAAAAATCTTAA